Proteins encoded in a region of the Triplophysa rosa linkage group LG6, Trosa_1v2, whole genome shotgun sequence genome:
- the nme9 gene encoding thioredoxin domain-containing protein 6 isoform X3, whose amino-acid sequence MAGKKKEISLQVNINDDEQWGEVLATKGLTVVDVYQRWCGPCRAVVSLFRKIKNELGDDLLHFATAEADGIDALEKYRGKCEPTFLFYAIQDAGFVLLAHEEKTLTEAEAQDFYQHKSSESYFQELVRFMSSGPSHVLVICKADGCDDVIPAWREFIGPPDVEDAKRKQPDSLRAQYGTASVFNALHGSRDREVASRELAFFFPNFRMAMADPGSEQAGPEQEHVERTLALIRPDAARENREEILARIHAAGFTVAMQKEVMLSDEQVRQFYSSHQDEEYFPNLLENMTSGPVLALALVKEGGVEHWRNILGPKDLVRAKTEEPECLRAQFSSESSNINQLHGSGSSEEAEREIGFFFPPEQTLAVIKPDTQHKEVILDEIRARGFTVSRLKDTVLSREMAEEFYKEHRDEPFFGQLVDYMCRGPCTMLVLTKENAVDEWRAAMGPTDPGEARETAPESLRARFAKDILQNAVHGSSNAAHARDKIHFIFGDISSENELICDLEAEESFEELKNLQTSRSPSFHELRNQTEVNATDPEGGDEMTESQQTSPEITAVSDQTGTPETPGGSQHHDTGDPRNE is encoded by the exons TGGTGGATGTGTACCAGAGGTGGTGCGGCCCCTGTCGGGCCGTCGTCAGTCTCTTCAGGAAAATAAAGAACGAGCTGGGAGACGATCTGCTGCATTTCGCCACG GCCGAGGCGGATGGGATTGATGCTCTGGAGAAGTACAGAGGGAAATGTGAACCCACCTTTCTGTTTTATGCG ATTCAGGATGCAGGATTTGTCCTTTTGGCCCACGAGGAGAAAACTTTGACAGAGGCAGAAGCTCAAGACTTCTATCAGCACAAATCCTCTGAG TCTTACTTTCAGGAGCTCGTTCGGTTTATGTCGAGCGGTCCGTCTCATGTGCTGGTCATTTGTAAAGCGGACGGTTGTGACGACGTCATTCCAGCCTGGCGGGAATTCATCGGACCACCGGACGTCGAGGATGCCAAGAGAAAACAGCCGGACAG CTTGCGGGCGCAGTACGGCACCGCGAGCGTTTTCAACGCCCTGCACGGCAGCCGCGACAGAGAGGTGGCCAGCAGGGAGCTGGCGTTCTTCTTCCCAAACTTCAGGATGGCGATGGCGGACCCGGGCTCGGAGCAGGCCGGGCCGGAACAGGAGCATGTGGAGAGGACGCTGGCGCTCATCCGTCCAGACGCTGCCAGGGAAAACAGAG AGGAGATCTTGGCCCGGATTCATGCGGCAGGTTTCACAGTGGCTATGCAGAAAGAGGTGATGCTGTCTGATGAACAGGTGAGACAGTTTTACAGCTCTCACCAGGACGAAGAATACTTCCCCAACCTACTTGAGAACATGACCAG CGGGCCGGTGTTGGCATTGGCTCTGGTGAAAGAAGGAGGTGTGGAACACTGGAGAAACATTCTGGGACCCAAAGATCTGGTCCGGGCTAAAACTGAAGAACCTGAGTG TTTGCGAGCTCAGTTTTCTTCAGAGAGCTCAAATATAAATCAGCTGCACGGCAGCGGAAGTTCAGAGGAGGCCGAGAGAGAGATCGGCTTCTTCTTCCCTCCAGAACAAACGCTGGCCGTCATCAAACCTGACACTCAACACAAAG AGGTCATCCTGGACGAGATTCGGGCCAGAGGATTCACCGTTTCTCGTCTGAAGGACACGGTTCTGTCCAGAGAGATGGCCGAAGAATTTTATAAAGAACACAGAGATGAACCCTTCTTCGGCCAGCTAGTGGATTACATGTGTCG CGGTCCGTGTACGATGCTGGTTTTGACTAAAGAGAACGCAGTGGATGAATGGAGAGCGGCGATGGGCCCGACGGATCCCGGTGAGGCGAGAGAAACAGCCCCGGAGTCTCTGAGAGCTCGCTTCGCTAAAGACATCTTACAGAACGCCGTCCACGGCTCCTCAAACGCAGCACACGCACGCGACAAGATCCACTTCATCTTTGGAGATATCAGCTCAGAGAATGAGCTCATCTGTGATTTAG AAGCCGAGGAGAGCTTTGAAGAACTCAAAAACCTCCAAACTTCAAGATCTCCATCATTTCATGAGCTGAGGAATCAGACAGAAGTCAACGCTACAG ATCCAGAAGGCGGTGATGAAATGACAGAGAGCCAGCAAACATCACCTGAGATCACGGCCGTCTCGGATCAGACAGGAACACCAGAGACGCCCGGCGGCAGCCAACACCACGACACCG GTGATCCAAGAAATGAATGA
- the nme9 gene encoding thioredoxin domain-containing protein 6 isoform X2, whose translation MAGKKKEISLQVNINDDEQWGEVLATKGLTVVDVYQRWCGPCRAVVSLFRKIKNELGDDLLHFATAEADGIDALEKYRGKCEPTFLFYAGDELVAVLRGPNAPLLQTTIQEELNKEKNVLEHGAARRPVKDEGLVEDEELNEDHTDDEDVFVPADKSFTVAIIKPDVVAHGRTHEIIMKIQDAGFVLLAHEEKTLTEAEAQDFYQHKSSEELVRFMSSGPSHVLVICKADGCDDVIPAWREFIGPPDVEDAKRKQPDSLRAQYGTASVFNALHGSRDREVASRELAFFFPNFRMAMADPGSEQAGPEQEHVERTLALIRPDAARENREEILARIHAAGFTVAMQKEVMLSDEQVRQFYSSHQDEEYFPNLLENMTSGPVLALALVKEGGVEHWRNILGPKDLVRAKTEEPECLRAQFSSESSNINQLHGSGSSEEAEREIGFFFPPEQTLAVIKPDTQHKEVILDEIRARGFTVSRLKDTVLSREMAEEFYKEHRDEPFFGQLVDYMCRGPCTMLVLTKENAVDEWRAAMGPTDPGEARETAPESLRARFAKDILQNAVHGSSNAAHARDKIHFIFGDISSENELICDLEAEESFEELKNLQTSRSPSFHELRNQTEVNATDPEGGDEMTESQQTSPEITAVSDQTGTPETPGGSQHHDTGDPRNE comes from the exons TGGTGGATGTGTACCAGAGGTGGTGCGGCCCCTGTCGGGCCGTCGTCAGTCTCTTCAGGAAAATAAAGAACGAGCTGGGAGACGATCTGCTGCATTTCGCCACG GCCGAGGCGGATGGGATTGATGCTCTGGAGAAGTACAGAGGGAAATGTGAACCCACCTTTCTGTTTTATGCG GGTGATGAGTTGGTGGCGGTTCTGCGCGGGCCAAACGCTCCTCTCCTGCAGACCACCATACAGGAAGAACTGAATAAAGAGAAGAACGTGCTGGAACACGGAGCTGCGCGCAGACCG GTGAAAGATGAAGGTTTAGTTGAAGATGAAGAGTTGAATGAAGATCACACGGATGATGAAGATGTGTTTG TTCCTGCTGATAAGTCGTTCACGGTGGCGATAATAAAACCAGACGTGGTTGCACACGGCAGAACCCATGAGATCATTATGAAG ATTCAGGATGCAGGATTTGTCCTTTTGGCCCACGAGGAGAAAACTTTGACAGAGGCAGAAGCTCAAGACTTCTATCAGCACAAATCCTCTGAG GAGCTCGTTCGGTTTATGTCGAGCGGTCCGTCTCATGTGCTGGTCATTTGTAAAGCGGACGGTTGTGACGACGTCATTCCAGCCTGGCGGGAATTCATCGGACCACCGGACGTCGAGGATGCCAAGAGAAAACAGCCGGACAG CTTGCGGGCGCAGTACGGCACCGCGAGCGTTTTCAACGCCCTGCACGGCAGCCGCGACAGAGAGGTGGCCAGCAGGGAGCTGGCGTTCTTCTTCCCAAACTTCAGGATGGCGATGGCGGACCCGGGCTCGGAGCAGGCCGGGCCGGAACAGGAGCATGTGGAGAGGACGCTGGCGCTCATCCGTCCAGACGCTGCCAGGGAAAACAGAG AGGAGATCTTGGCCCGGATTCATGCGGCAGGTTTCACAGTGGCTATGCAGAAAGAGGTGATGCTGTCTGATGAACAGGTGAGACAGTTTTACAGCTCTCACCAGGACGAAGAATACTTCCCCAACCTACTTGAGAACATGACCAG CGGGCCGGTGTTGGCATTGGCTCTGGTGAAAGAAGGAGGTGTGGAACACTGGAGAAACATTCTGGGACCCAAAGATCTGGTCCGGGCTAAAACTGAAGAACCTGAGTG TTTGCGAGCTCAGTTTTCTTCAGAGAGCTCAAATATAAATCAGCTGCACGGCAGCGGAAGTTCAGAGGAGGCCGAGAGAGAGATCGGCTTCTTCTTCCCTCCAGAACAAACGCTGGCCGTCATCAAACCTGACACTCAACACAAAG AGGTCATCCTGGACGAGATTCGGGCCAGAGGATTCACCGTTTCTCGTCTGAAGGACACGGTTCTGTCCAGAGAGATGGCCGAAGAATTTTATAAAGAACACAGAGATGAACCCTTCTTCGGCCAGCTAGTGGATTACATGTGTCG CGGTCCGTGTACGATGCTGGTTTTGACTAAAGAGAACGCAGTGGATGAATGGAGAGCGGCGATGGGCCCGACGGATCCCGGTGAGGCGAGAGAAACAGCCCCGGAGTCTCTGAGAGCTCGCTTCGCTAAAGACATCTTACAGAACGCCGTCCACGGCTCCTCAAACGCAGCACACGCACGCGACAAGATCCACTTCATCTTTGGAGATATCAGCTCAGAGAATGAGCTCATCTGTGATTTAG AAGCCGAGGAGAGCTTTGAAGAACTCAAAAACCTCCAAACTTCAAGATCTCCATCATTTCATGAGCTGAGGAATCAGACAGAAGTCAACGCTACAG ATCCAGAAGGCGGTGATGAAATGACAGAGAGCCAGCAAACATCACCTGAGATCACGGCCGTCTCGGATCAGACAGGAACACCAGAGACGCCCGGCGGCAGCCAACACCACGACACCG GTGATCCAAGAAATGAATGA
- the nme9 gene encoding thioredoxin domain-containing protein 6 isoform X1, whose protein sequence is MAGKKKEISLQVNINDDEQWGEVLATKGLTVVDVYQRWCGPCRAVVSLFRKIKNELGDDLLHFATAEADGIDALEKYRGKCEPTFLFYAGDELVAVLRGPNAPLLQTTIQEELNKEKNVLEHGAARRPVKDEGLVEDEELNEDHTDDEDVFVPADKSFTVAIIKPDVVAHGRTHEIIMKIQDAGFVLLAHEEKTLTEAEAQDFYQHKSSESYFQELVRFMSSGPSHVLVICKADGCDDVIPAWREFIGPPDVEDAKRKQPDSLRAQYGTASVFNALHGSRDREVASRELAFFFPNFRMAMADPGSEQAGPEQEHVERTLALIRPDAARENREEILARIHAAGFTVAMQKEVMLSDEQVRQFYSSHQDEEYFPNLLENMTSGPVLALALVKEGGVEHWRNILGPKDLVRAKTEEPECLRAQFSSESSNINQLHGSGSSEEAEREIGFFFPPEQTLAVIKPDTQHKEVILDEIRARGFTVSRLKDTVLSREMAEEFYKEHRDEPFFGQLVDYMCRGPCTMLVLTKENAVDEWRAAMGPTDPGEARETAPESLRARFAKDILQNAVHGSSNAAHARDKIHFIFGDISSENELICDLEAEESFEELKNLQTSRSPSFHELRNQTEVNATDPEGGDEMTESQQTSPEITAVSDQTGTPETPGGSQHHDTGDPRNE, encoded by the exons TGGTGGATGTGTACCAGAGGTGGTGCGGCCCCTGTCGGGCCGTCGTCAGTCTCTTCAGGAAAATAAAGAACGAGCTGGGAGACGATCTGCTGCATTTCGCCACG GCCGAGGCGGATGGGATTGATGCTCTGGAGAAGTACAGAGGGAAATGTGAACCCACCTTTCTGTTTTATGCG GGTGATGAGTTGGTGGCGGTTCTGCGCGGGCCAAACGCTCCTCTCCTGCAGACCACCATACAGGAAGAACTGAATAAAGAGAAGAACGTGCTGGAACACGGAGCTGCGCGCAGACCG GTGAAAGATGAAGGTTTAGTTGAAGATGAAGAGTTGAATGAAGATCACACGGATGATGAAGATGTGTTTG TTCCTGCTGATAAGTCGTTCACGGTGGCGATAATAAAACCAGACGTGGTTGCACACGGCAGAACCCATGAGATCATTATGAAG ATTCAGGATGCAGGATTTGTCCTTTTGGCCCACGAGGAGAAAACTTTGACAGAGGCAGAAGCTCAAGACTTCTATCAGCACAAATCCTCTGAG TCTTACTTTCAGGAGCTCGTTCGGTTTATGTCGAGCGGTCCGTCTCATGTGCTGGTCATTTGTAAAGCGGACGGTTGTGACGACGTCATTCCAGCCTGGCGGGAATTCATCGGACCACCGGACGTCGAGGATGCCAAGAGAAAACAGCCGGACAG CTTGCGGGCGCAGTACGGCACCGCGAGCGTTTTCAACGCCCTGCACGGCAGCCGCGACAGAGAGGTGGCCAGCAGGGAGCTGGCGTTCTTCTTCCCAAACTTCAGGATGGCGATGGCGGACCCGGGCTCGGAGCAGGCCGGGCCGGAACAGGAGCATGTGGAGAGGACGCTGGCGCTCATCCGTCCAGACGCTGCCAGGGAAAACAGAG AGGAGATCTTGGCCCGGATTCATGCGGCAGGTTTCACAGTGGCTATGCAGAAAGAGGTGATGCTGTCTGATGAACAGGTGAGACAGTTTTACAGCTCTCACCAGGACGAAGAATACTTCCCCAACCTACTTGAGAACATGACCAG CGGGCCGGTGTTGGCATTGGCTCTGGTGAAAGAAGGAGGTGTGGAACACTGGAGAAACATTCTGGGACCCAAAGATCTGGTCCGGGCTAAAACTGAAGAACCTGAGTG TTTGCGAGCTCAGTTTTCTTCAGAGAGCTCAAATATAAATCAGCTGCACGGCAGCGGAAGTTCAGAGGAGGCCGAGAGAGAGATCGGCTTCTTCTTCCCTCCAGAACAAACGCTGGCCGTCATCAAACCTGACACTCAACACAAAG AGGTCATCCTGGACGAGATTCGGGCCAGAGGATTCACCGTTTCTCGTCTGAAGGACACGGTTCTGTCCAGAGAGATGGCCGAAGAATTTTATAAAGAACACAGAGATGAACCCTTCTTCGGCCAGCTAGTGGATTACATGTGTCG CGGTCCGTGTACGATGCTGGTTTTGACTAAAGAGAACGCAGTGGATGAATGGAGAGCGGCGATGGGCCCGACGGATCCCGGTGAGGCGAGAGAAACAGCCCCGGAGTCTCTGAGAGCTCGCTTCGCTAAAGACATCTTACAGAACGCCGTCCACGGCTCCTCAAACGCAGCACACGCACGCGACAAGATCCACTTCATCTTTGGAGATATCAGCTCAGAGAATGAGCTCATCTGTGATTTAG AAGCCGAGGAGAGCTTTGAAGAACTCAAAAACCTCCAAACTTCAAGATCTCCATCATTTCATGAGCTGAGGAATCAGACAGAAGTCAACGCTACAG ATCCAGAAGGCGGTGATGAAATGACAGAGAGCCAGCAAACATCACCTGAGATCACGGCCGTCTCGGATCAGACAGGAACACCAGAGACGCCCGGCGGCAGCCAACACCACGACACCG GTGATCCAAGAAATGAATGA